Proteins from a genomic interval of Euleptes europaea isolate rEulEur1 chromosome 18, rEulEur1.hap1, whole genome shotgun sequence:
- the LENG8 gene encoding leukocyte receptor cluster member 8, whose protein sequence is MATNIGDQRASEWAPQYNLGNGSTRENGMEGPMHENPEWEKARQALASISKASAAASGNSKNATSGPANAQYTAQQGEALQQQQQQQQYYQWYQQYSSYLYPYNYYYPMNVYPGYSSPGQYGVPGAYSSTGPQQPPAPGQHQGNMSQPPVPGMEDGGMSSYSNQQQQQMPVPNPPQSPMQHPGHPSQHSSHPIGSGGQQQGGGPSGGPHSQQNQSGASYGQQQHSYQDGCKPKKGQQLWNRMKQAPGSGGLKFNLPKRPFVMTNQNFNSCPEQQQHGNFGSQQNSEKRHNHSSSTGKPEDWPQDMKEYVQRCFTACESEEDKDRTEKLLKEVLQARLQDGTAYTIDWSREPLPGLGQDNMGDSPKKKQQQRWEMSSLHSPRTPMQSTLSQQQRGGGGNSQPPRGGGGGGGGAGRARGNGFPTKFGNRNVFMKDNSSSSSVDSRSRSRSSSRSPNRHFRRSDSDSDSSFSGSECRLGGRRNTQRNRGRGCHMDRGRMRAQRGKRHEQGLSKRNRKRNTMDYEDPEKEFKKERRAARFQHGGHSKKLRLEPLILQINNLDPTGSDGLDWNELKIVGTSQEITKHYLRLTCAPDPSTVRPVSVLKKSLSMVKSHWKDKQDYAYACEQMKSIRQDLTVQGIRTEFTVEVYETHARIALEKGDHEEFNQCQTQLKSLYAENLPGNVGEFTAYRILYYIFTNNSGDITTELAYLTKELKAEPCVAHALSLRAAWALSNYHRFFCLYRQAPFMSGYLIDKFAERERKTALKAMIKTFRPVLLVSYVVSELAFESEEECQAFLAALSLVYTSPDATKIDCKQSLAVLANF, encoded by the exons ATGGCTACCAATATAGGTGACCAGCGTGCCTCAGAATG GGCTCCCCAGTACAACCTGGGTAACGGGAGCACCAGGGAGAACGGCATGGAAGGCCCAATGCACGAGAACCCTGAATGGGAGAAAGCCCGCCAAGCACTGGCCAGCATCAGCAAGGCCAGCGCCGCTGCTTCTGGCAACAGTAAAAATGCCACCAGCGGGCCAGCGAATGCGCAG TATACAGCCCAGCAAGGGGAggccttgcagcagcagcagcagcaacagcagtacTATCAGTGGTATCAGCAGTACAGCAGCTACCTCTATCCCTATAATTATTATTACCCTATG AATGTCTACCCTGGATACAGCTCTCCCGGACAATATGGTGTCCCAGGTGCTTACTCCTCTACGGGACCCCAACAGCCTCCAGCTCCTGGCCAACACCAAGGGAACATGAGCCAG cCTCCTGTCCCTGGCATGGAAGACGGAGGGATGTCGTCGTACTcgaaccagcagcagcagcagatgccgGTCCCGAACCCTCCGCAGTCCCCCATGCAGCATCCCGGCCACCCCTCGCagcacagcagccaccccattGGCTCTGGGGGGCAGCAGCAGGGTGGCGGGCCCTCCGGAGGGCCCCACTCCCAGCAGAACCAGTCGGGCGCCTCCTACGGCCAGCAGCAGCATTCTTACCAGGATGGGTGCAAGCCCAAGAAAGGGCAGCAGCTCTGGAACCGCATGAAAC AAGCGCCTGGGTCCGGGGGTCTGAAATTCAACCTCCCCAAGCGCCCCTTTGTGATGACCAACCAGAACTTCAACTCCtgcccagagcagcagcagcacggcAACTTCGGCTCCCAACAGAACTCTGAGAAACGCCACAATCACAG TTCTTCCACAGGGAAGCCGGAAGACTGGCCGCAAGACATGAAGGAGTACGTCCAGCGCTGCTTCACAGCCTGCGAGTCGGAGGAGGACAAAGACCGCACCGAGAAGCTCCTCAAGGAAGTGCTGCAGGCCCGGCTGCAGGATGGCACCGCCTACACGATCGACTGGAGCCGGGAGCCGCTTCCTGG GCTGGGCCAGGACAACATGGGTGACAGCcccaagaagaagcagcagcagcgctGGGAGATGTCCTCCCTCCACTCGCCACGGACTCCCATGCAGTCCACCCTTTCCCAGCAGCAGCGGGGCGGTGGTGGCAACTCTCAGCCCCCGCGAGGGGGAGGTGGCGGGGGAGGCGGAGCTGGCCGTGCCCGCGGGAACGGCTTCCCCACCAAGTTTGGGAACCGCAATGTCTTCATGAAGGACAACAGCTCGTCCTCGAGTGTCGACTCGCGCTCCAGGTCCCGGTCTTCATCGCGGTCGCCCAACCGCCACTTTCGGAGGAG tgattcgGATTCGGACAGTTCCTTCTCAGGCAGCGAGTGTCGATTGGGCGGCCGTAGGAATACCCAGAGAAACCGGGGCCGTGGATGCCACATGGATAGAGGTCGGATGAGAGCCCAGCGAGGGAAAAG GCACGAGCAGGGCCTTTCGAAGCGCAACCGGAAACGCAATACCATGGACTACGAAGACCCTGAGAAGGAGTTCAAGAAGGAGCGGCGAGCGGCCCGCTTCCAGCACGGGGGCCACTCTAAGAAGCTGCGCCTGGAGCCCCTCATCCTGCAGATTAACAACCTGGACCCCACCGGCTCAGATGGCCTCGACTGGAATGAGCTGAAGATTGTGGGCACCTCTCAGGAGATCACCAAGCATTACCTGCGCCTGACTTGTGCGCCAGACCCGTCGACTGTCCGGCCTGTCTCG gtGCTTAAAAAATCCTTGTCCATGGTGAAATCCCACTGGAAAGATAAGCAGGACTACGCCTATGCTTGCGAGCAGATGAAATCCATACGGCAAGACCTCACA GTTCAGGGAATCCGTACAGAGTTCACTGTGGAGGTATATGAAACCCATGCCAGGATAGCACTGGAGAAG GGCGACCACGAGGAGTTCAACCAGTGCCAGACGCAGCTGAAGTCTCTCTATGCAGAGAACCTCCCAGGCAATGTCGGGGAATTCACTGCTTACCGCATCCTCTACTACATTTTCACCAACAATTCAGGAG ATATCACCACGGAGCTGGCTTACTTGACGAAAGAGCTGAAGGCAGAACCCTGCGTGGCGCATGCGCTCTCCTTGCGGGCAGCCTGGGCCCTGTCCAATTACCACCGCTTCTTCTGCCTCTACCGTCAAGCGCCCTTCATGTCCGGTTACCTCATTGACAAGTTTGCGGAACGAGAGAGGAAAACGGCCCTCAAAGCCATGATCAAAac TTTCCGCCCGGTGCTTCTCGTCTCCTACGTTGTGTCAGAGTTGGCCTTCGAGAGCGAGGAGGAGTGCCAGGCGTTCCTCGCAGCTCTGTCCCTCGTGTATACTAGCCCCGACGCCACCAAGATTGACTGCAAGCAGAGCTTGGCGGTCCTGGCCAATTTCTGA